The stretch of DNA TCTCCAATTTCACTTGTACCATTTAAATTGGAAGATAATGCtaattttttttttgctttggAAAATCATTATTTTGTCCTTTATTACTCTTTTGTTACTCAATTTTTTACCGGCAGTCCAAACCTCCAGTATCTgcgtatgtatatgtgtatatacatgtatacgttAATAGAAGGATCTAGAAAGTGTAGTGTTCTTTGTTCCCGATACGACAAACACTGCGTTAGATTGGACCGaggttttaattttcttttttatgtcaattaattatattttatcatcTTAAAATATCATGTCGTCGCCATTTTGAAACGAAACACGCACATGGATACAATTTGCTGGATTTTTCTACGAGCCTATTAATACACTTTAAAGACTTCTCTACGTTaattataacatttttattcaGCTTTAAGTCGATTATAAAGATCTCTcaagttttaaataatttttctttttcatcttatatatatacttctaattatgttatatcgatattaaaaTTAGAAGTATTTGAAGTTCAAGGTCATTACTCGTAATTTGCATGTTTAAAACgtgtatacgtatataaatatcaataatatattttagtattttGATCTTAAGTTATCTATCTCAAAAacaatgaaaaaatataaaattctttttcttcaacCTTTTGCGTTTATCTATACTTAATGAATTTTAATGCAAATACATAATGACTTCGTGGTACATGCATCAGGGACATACATACGTCCCTAAATTGCATAACGATTAGCCTCTCAATTTGGTGTTTGACTTTTCATGTTGTATTTTTTTCATCGTGCATctgtgtaatattttataaatataattaaataaataatcatcTAATAAAAAAGTATAGTTTATAACTGTGTGATACTTTTACTATACTTCATAAAACTATTGTAACAGATATTAATACAAAACTATTTTTGATGTTTAATACGGTGTAATATACATGGAtttaattacatttccatatatAAATTGACATACTATATGTGTATTTAcctgcaattttattttattagatatacgtattatcaattataataaatatcgattcatattttattattttgaaataattttgttttaaaagAAAATGTACATTTATTGTTATGTATATAACTGGTCTGCTACATAAAATTAAGTATTTAATATGAAATACATAGTATGTATTTTGTACTGAATTTATGCATATTAATGTGGAAAGAAAATTATACAGATAATGCTAATTTTTATAATGAATAATGAATTACATATTTATGTTATTCAAGTTGAGGAATATTTCTATACTAGAATAACCAGCCTCTAACatatatctaaatatattatatataaataattagtataaataatgaataataaaatctaatataatatatacaataaacattataacattaattttatcaatagtactaacatattcttaataattgtaaagaagaaaacgaaaaaacCAAAACATTATTTTGATATGTTTAATAGTTCGTGTTAAAGTAAATATCGATAAGTGATTATAAAGacattaaatatgtaaaaacaatagataattaaaatgcaaaattataatattttctctttatttGATCTTTAGCAGGAGCAATATAATTACAATTGAAGATCGCCCaaagaaaataattcaataaaaatggTAAAAGAAACTACGTTTTATGATGTTTTGGGTGTGAAACCTGGATGTACACAGGAAGATTTGAAAAAGGCTTACAGAAAACTTGCTTTAAAGTATCACCCTGATAAAAATCCTAATGAAGGAGAAAAAGTTCGTATTTTTAATGTAACAATATGCTAAAGATTCTAATTGAATGTTATAAAACAAAAGTTTGACTATTAAATTTAATTCTCACATTACAGTTCAAACAAATCTCACAAGCGTATGAAGTATTGTCGAATCCGGAAAAGAAGAGAATTTATGATCAAGGCGGGGAACAAGCTTTAAAAGAAGGTGGTGGAGGAGGCAATGTGTTCTCTTCGCCAATGGATATCTTTGATATGTTCTTTGGTGGAGGTTTTGGTGGAAGGGGTCGTAGGAGAGAACGCAAGGGTCAAGATGTTATACATCACTTATCTGTTTCGCTAGAAGAATTGTATAAAGGAACCGTACGCAAGTTAGCTTTACAGAAAAATGTCATTTGTGATAAGTGCGAAGGTAcatattatatagtaatatttattaaaggTGTTTTGAACATGTGAAATGAAATGTTGcacatcaaaatatttttatcaggTATTGGTGGGAAGAAAGGTTCTGTGGAACAATGTACAACATGTCATGGTTCTGGTATGCAAGTTCAAATACAGCAACTAGGACCTGGAATGCTACAGCATCTGCAAAGTATATGTCCAGACTGTAAAGGTCAAGGAGACCGTATTAATCCACGTGATCGCTGCAAACAATGTGGCGGCAGAAAAACCATTAGAGAT from Bombus affinis isolate iyBomAffi1 chromosome 3, iyBomAffi1.2, whole genome shotgun sequence encodes:
- the LOC126914156 gene encoding dnaJ homolog subfamily A member 1, with product MVKETTFYDVLGVKPGCTQEDLKKAYRKLALKYHPDKNPNEGEKFKQISQAYEVLSNPEKKRIYDQGGEQALKEGGGGGNVFSSPMDIFDMFFGGGFGGRGRRRERKGQDVIHHLSVSLEELYKGTVRKLALQKNVICDKCEGIGGKKGSVEQCTTCHGSGMQVQIQQLGPGMLQHLQSICPDCKGQGDRINPRDRCKQCGGRKTIRDRKILEVHVDPGMVHNQRIVFAGEGDQEPDYEPGDIMIVLEEKEHEIFKRSRHDLIMRMQLELVEALCGFQKVIRTLDGRDLVITSYPGSVVKHGDLKCILNEGMPIYKDPFTHGRLIIQFVVNFPKSTDPSVISTLEQCLPPREEVIIPEGAEDCSLMDLDPDQEVKRREQRQAYEEDEGGSSGVQCATN